The following coding sequences are from one Bufo bufo chromosome 2, aBufBuf1.1, whole genome shotgun sequence window:
- the LOC120992364 gene encoding selenoprotein P, producing MWRGFALALALCLLPWGGAESQGHHTLCKKPPDWKIGTQNPMLDSEGSVTVVALLSPSUFLCLLQATSLEELRLKLENESYMNVSFIVVNHQGEDARAKYNDLKIRVSENIPVYQQEEGQADIWSLLKGDRNDFLIYDRCGRLVKHILLPFSFLEFNYVENAIKQVYCGSTCGECKYETPNDVCKKEEEIPTQAKTDEDQEEAPKHLHHHRGHNHHKEKETAAEDSNRPNVHVHKKHHHRHHKVEDCQTPLDRVAERNEPEGRVEGAPDRAVAPNSDTEGQALENKL from the exons ATGTGGAGAGGCTTTGCTCTTGCCCTGGCTCTCTGTCTACTCccttggggaggggcagagagCCAGGGGCACCATACACTGTGCAAAAAGCCTCCAGACTGGAAGATTGGAACCCAGAATCCCATGTTGGATTCAGAAGGATCAGTCACAGTTGTGGCACTCCTGTCACCAAGCTGATTCTTGTGCCTTCTGCAGGCTACCAG TTTGGAAGAACTGCGGCTGAAACTGGAGAATGAAAGCTACATGAACGTGTCCTTCATTGTGGTCAATCACCAAGGGGAAGATGCCCGAGCAAAATACAATGATCTGAAAATCCGGGTCTCTGAGAATATTCCAGTGTATCAACAAGAAGAGGGCCAGGCGGACATCTGGAGCCTGCTGAAAGGAGACAGAAATGATTTTTTAATTTATGACAG GTGTGGACGACTGGTGAAacacattttgcttcctttttcaTTCTTGGAATTCAACTATGTTGAAAATGCAATAAAGCAGGTGTACTGTGGCAGCACTTGTGGAGAATGCAAATATGAG ACTCCCAATGATGTGTGCAAGAAAGAAGAAGAGATACCAACACAGGCAAAAACTGATGAAGACCAAGAAGAGGcacccaagcatctccaccatcatCGTGGGCATAACCATCACAAGGAgaaagagactgcagcagaagattcTAACAGGCCAAATGTCCATGTTCACAAAaagcaccaccaccgccaccacaAGGTAGAGGATTGCCAAACCCCTCTTGATAGGGTAGCAGAACGTAATGAGCCAGAGGGTAGGGTGGAAGGTGCACCTGATAGGGCAGTTGCCCCGAACAGTGATACAGAGGGCCAAGCTTTAGAAAATAAGCTCTGA